A window from Symbiopectobacterium purcellii encodes these proteins:
- the ilvC gene encoding ketol-acid reductoisomerase: MANYFNTLNLRQQLAQLGVCRFMGRDEFADEANYLKGKKVVIVGCGAQGLNQGLNMRDSGLDIAYALRAEAIAEKRASWRKATENGFNVGTYEDLIPQADLVVNLTPDKQHSAVVQAVQPLMKQGASLGYSHGFNIVEVGEQIRKDITVVMVAPKCPGTEVREEYKRGFGVPTLVAVHPENDPKGEGMAIAKAWAAATGGHRAGVLQSSFVAEVKSDLMGEQTILCGMLQAGSLLSFDKLVAEGTDPAYAEKLIQFGWETITEALKQGGITLMMDRLSNPAKLRAYALSEQLKTIMAPLFQKHMDDIISGAFSSGMMEDWANDDIKLLTWREETGKSAFENAPQFDGKIAEQEYFDHGVLMIAMVKAGVELAFETMVSAGIIEESAYYESLHELPLIANTIARKRLYEMNVVISDTAEYGNYLFANAVVPLLKQAFMASLQAGDIGKPVAASSVDNAQLRDVNDAIRNHPIEAVGQKLRGYMKDMKRIAVAG, encoded by the coding sequence ATGGCTAACTATTTCAACACTTTGAACCTGCGTCAGCAGTTGGCGCAATTGGGTGTATGTCGTTTCATGGGGCGTGATGAATTCGCAGACGAAGCGAACTACCTGAAAGGCAAAAAAGTGGTGATCGTCGGTTGCGGCGCGCAAGGGCTGAACCAGGGGTTGAACATGCGCGATTCCGGGCTGGATATCGCCTATGCGCTGCGTGCAGAAGCTATCGCGGAAAAACGTGCGTCATGGCGTAAAGCGACAGAAAATGGCTTTAACGTCGGCACCTATGAAGACCTGATCCCGCAGGCTGATCTGGTGGTGAACCTGACGCCAGACAAGCAGCACTCCGCTGTCGTTCAGGCTGTTCAACCGCTGATGAAGCAGGGCGCATCGCTGGGTTACTCTCACGGCTTCAACATCGTTGAAGTGGGTGAGCAGATTCGTAAAGACATCACTGTGGTGATGGTGGCGCCGAAATGTCCGGGCACCGAAGTGCGTGAAGAGTACAAACGTGGCTTTGGCGTTCCGACGCTTGTCGCAGTTCACCCGGAAAACGATCCGAAAGGTGAAGGCATGGCGATCGCCAAGGCCTGGGCTGCGGCAACGGGTGGTCACCGTGCGGGCGTGCTGCAATCTTCTTTCGTTGCTGAAGTGAAATCTGACCTGATGGGTGAGCAGACCATCCTGTGCGGTATGTTGCAGGCGGGTTCTTTGCTGAGCTTTGATAAACTGGTTGCTGAAGGCACCGATCCGGCCTATGCAGAAAAACTGATTCAGTTCGGCTGGGAAACCATTACCGAAGCGCTGAAGCAAGGCGGTATCACGCTGATGATGGATCGCCTGTCTAACCCGGCAAAACTGCGTGCTTATGCGCTGTCTGAGCAGTTGAAAACCATCATGGCTCCGCTGTTCCAGAAACACATGGATGATATCATCTCCGGTGCGTTCTCCAGCGGTATGATGGAAGACTGGGCCAACGACGACATCAAACTGCTGACCTGGCGTGAAGAAACCGGTAAATCCGCGTTTGAAAATGCCCCGCAGTTCGACGGTAAAATCGCCGAGCAAGAGTATTTTGACCACGGTGTGCTGATGATCGCGATGGTTAAAGCGGGTGTGGAACTGGCGTTCGAAACCATGGTAAGCGCGGGTATCATCGAAGAATCTGCGTACTACGAATCGCTGCATGAACTGCCGCTGATTGCGAACACCATTGCACGTAAGCGTCTGTATGAAATGAACGTGGTTATCTCTGATACCGCAGAATACGGTAACTACCTGTTCGCGAATGCCGTCGTGCCGTTGCTGAAACAGGCATTCATGGCTTCACTGCAAGCGGGTGACATCGGCAAGCCGGTGGCTGCCAGCAGCGTGGACAATGCACAACTGCGCGACGTCAATGATGCGATCCGCAACCACCCGATCGAAGCGGTTGGTCAGAAACTGCGTGGCTATATGAAAGACATGAAACGCATTGCAGTTGCGGGTTAA
- the ilvY gene encoding HTH-type transcriptional activator IlvY — protein MDLRDLKLFLHLCDSRHFGRTAKAMHLSPSTLSRQIQRLEEDVGQALFLRDNRTVQLTDAGEQLKQFAQQTLLHYEQLRHAIGQRGPSLSGELRIFCSVTAAYSHLPPILDRFRAQHPLVEIKLTTGDAADAVEKVQSNEADLGIAGHPETLPTTIDFMPIGKIPLVLIAPALASPVQSMVRQPNPDWAQIPFILPEHGPVRKRIDVWFRRHHIVNPLIYATVSGHEAMVSMVALGCGISLIPDVVLENSPEPVRNRVSVLLEQAMEPFELGVCVQKKRLNEPLIAAFWHILQDNA, from the coding sequence ATGGATTTACGAGATTTAAAACTGTTTCTGCATCTGTGTGACAGCCGCCATTTCGGGCGCACCGCCAAAGCCATGCACCTGAGTCCGTCAACCTTGTCGCGCCAAATCCAACGGCTGGAAGAGGATGTTGGGCAAGCCCTGTTTTTACGTGATAACCGCACGGTGCAACTGACCGATGCCGGTGAGCAATTGAAACAATTTGCTCAGCAAACGCTGCTGCACTATGAGCAGTTGCGCCACGCTATTGGGCAACGCGGGCCGTCATTGAGCGGCGAGCTACGCATTTTCTGTTCCGTAACCGCCGCCTATAGCCACCTACCGCCGATCCTCGACCGTTTCCGCGCCCAGCATCCGCTGGTCGAAATCAAGCTAACCACTGGCGATGCCGCCGATGCGGTGGAAAAAGTGCAGTCTAATGAAGCCGATCTCGGTATCGCAGGCCACCCGGAAACCCTGCCCACCACCATCGATTTTATGCCTATCGGCAAGATCCCCCTGGTACTGATTGCCCCGGCGCTGGCATCACCGGTGCAGTCGATGGTACGGCAACCCAATCCAGACTGGGCACAGATTCCGTTTATTTTGCCCGAGCACGGCCCGGTGCGAAAACGTATTGATGTCTGGTTTCGCCGCCACCACATCGTCAATCCGCTGATTTACGCCACCGTGTCCGGGCATGAAGCGATGGTGTCGATGGTGGCACTGGGCTGTGGCATTTCGCTGATCCCGGACGTGGTGCTGGAAAACAGCCCAGAGCCGGTGCGCAATCGCGTCTCGGTATTATTGGAGCAGGCCATGGAGCCGTTTGAGCTTGGCGTATGCGTACAGAAAAAGCGACTCAATGAGCCCTTGATCGCCGCGTTCTGGCATATCTTGCAGGACAACGCCTGA
- a CDS encoding DUF2461 domain-containing protein, protein MMTTFNGFSQQSLTFLQQVRQENSKEWFDDNRAIYDETLVAPFRALVDDLSLTMLPIDDQFEIRPAIGKTLSRIHRDTRFSHDKSLYRSQMWLTFKRPRKDWTDAPVYFFEIGPDFWRYGLGYYRATRDTMALFRQTLCDNPQAFLAMAACLEPTFTLEGESYKRPLVKDQPAELATWYNRKSFAAMTTRQDMDALFSADLVTALAQGFRQLEPLYRYLMGIESMKRLTPEQEDGSWSSFPASARFER, encoded by the coding sequence ATCATGACGACGTTCAACGGTTTCTCGCAGCAGAGCCTGACTTTTCTTCAACAGGTTAGACAGGAAAACAGCAAAGAGTGGTTTGACGACAACCGCGCGATATACGATGAGACGCTGGTTGCCCCGTTTCGCGCGTTGGTCGATGATTTGAGCTTGACGATGCTACCCATCGACGATCAGTTTGAAATCCGTCCCGCCATTGGTAAAACCCTGTCGCGTATCCACCGCGATACCCGTTTTTCTCACGATAAATCCCTCTACCGCAGCCAGATGTGGCTGACCTTTAAACGCCCGCGTAAAGACTGGACGGACGCGCCGGTGTATTTTTTTGAAATTGGCCCGGACTTCTGGCGTTACGGCTTGGGATACTACAGAGCCACGCGCGATACCATGGCGCTGTTTCGCCAGACGCTGTGCGATAACCCGCAGGCTTTTTTGGCGATGGCGGCGTGTCTGGAACCGACATTTACGCTGGAAGGGGAAAGCTACAAGCGTCCGCTGGTTAAGGATCAGCCTGCGGAATTGGCGACCTGGTATAACCGCAAATCCTTCGCTGCCATGACCACGCGGCAAGATATGGACGCGCTGTTTTCTGCGGATTTGGTCACGGCGCTGGCACAGGGCTTTCGCCAGTTGGAGCCGCTGTATCGCTATCTGATGGGCATTGAGAGTATGAAGCGGCTGACGCCTGAACAGGAGGACGGAAGCTGGTCAAGCTTCCCGGCGTCAGCGCGTTTTGAACGTTAG
- a CDS encoding lysozyme inhibitor LprI family protein produces MKLSVFSAVAALAACAFVPHAQAVSFDCANATSAQEKQICQSPLLGQLDDELAQEWKTARAALTSNTQSQPFEQALNLFQRSWLTTRNQCQDEDCLRQRYQQLLNRLRYLNQVAQHALPTPITPIKTTGCFHGAFSYEDYLQDLTKEEYDNLGSYFQEMYDQKAPYNAVGLDMTQEKGKISGNISVAFRYANRLDDGEFTARQMSDTQAIGRRESSFGGTTKILFTCVSDDEIRISTFDTQGESYLFNMVMTRQKL; encoded by the coding sequence ATGAAGCTCTCTGTGTTCTCTGCCGTAGCGGCATTGGCGGCTTGCGCGTTTGTGCCTCATGCACAGGCTGTCTCGTTCGACTGCGCCAATGCCACCAGCGCGCAGGAAAAGCAGATTTGCCAAAGCCCGCTGCTCGGCCAGTTGGATGATGAACTGGCGCAGGAGTGGAAGACCGCGCGAGCCGCACTGACAAGCAACACACAGAGTCAGCCCTTTGAACAGGCATTAAACCTGTTTCAGCGCAGCTGGCTCACCACGCGTAACCAATGTCAGGATGAGGATTGCCTGCGCCAGCGCTATCAGCAGCTGCTCAACCGGCTGCGCTACCTCAATCAGGTGGCCCAGCACGCGTTACCGACGCCCATTACGCCGATCAAAACCACCGGGTGTTTCCACGGTGCGTTCAGCTACGAGGATTATTTGCAGGATCTCACCAAGGAAGAGTACGACAACCTCGGCAGCTATTTTCAGGAAATGTACGACCAGAAAGCCCCCTACAATGCGGTCGGTTTGGATATGACGCAGGAGAAAGGGAAAATCAGCGGCAACATTTCCGTCGCGTTCCGCTACGCCAACCGGCTGGATGACGGTGAGTTTACCGCCCGCCAGATGAGCGATACGCAGGCGATTGGTCGCCGGGAAAGCAGCTTTGGCGGCACCACCAAGATCCTGTTCACCTGCGTGAGCGATGACGAAATTCGCATTTCGACTTTCGACACACAGGGCGAAAGCTATCTGTTCAACATGGTGATGACGCGACAAAAGCTCTAA
- a CDS encoding TonB-dependent siderophore receptor gives MHKKSIAVKDECVSENKRKFYLIARLFFGFITVLSVASSLLVAAQTLAAETVTGNADVMVVIAQGEQNTTLPAGGIIAKQSTAGTKTPTPLVKTPQSIAVVTRAQMDKQRVRSVSDALNYSAGVLPNYRGSSNRNDKTIVRGFRYAPKFLDGLSFGLIGQGAGIGKIDPWLLERVELIRGPASVMYGQVDPGGTIIMTSKRPTAEKIRHVQFSAGNQRFGEAAFDFGGVLNDDSSLLYRLNGIANTQQQFVNNTRQQRMAIAPALTWLPNADTSLTVLTRYQYDPEAGFRNFLPAYGTVFATNAGYIPYTLNVSDPNYHHSTREQTAFGYIFEHSFNSAISLQQNLRYSQLHDNYKSLVYSTGGSVADTTLIRNQQREKIDADELGIDTQLKANVVTHAVSHTLLAGLDYIWQKRNANFWLNSGSQYDFDWTHPHYGGAYLENDSDLHLVRSANKKLDQVGLYVQDQAIWRQWNLLLSGRHDWTEIRTYESTLNNAKRQSNYNDFTGRAALLYAFENGFSPYISYSTSFEPNLDSGIPGSEPFKPTTGEQTEVGIKFQPVGRDTLLTLSLFDITQKNITSWNSKLKFNEQIGRVESRGAEAEIHTQITPALSLMSAYSYTEAETKESINASIPAGNRPAATPRHMASAWGTYVVRDGPLAGLALGTGARYIGSSYGDNQESFSVPHYILYDAMVSYDLGSAASQWKGAVLQINVNNLTDKHYVASCSNSEACFYGAGRTIIATVSYRW, from the coding sequence ATGCATAAAAAGAGTATTGCAGTTAAGGATGAGTGTGTGTCTGAAAATAAAAGGAAATTTTACCTCATTGCGCGGTTATTTTTCGGTTTTATCACGGTATTGAGTGTTGCTTCGTCGTTATTGGTGGCAGCGCAAACGTTGGCCGCCGAAACGGTAACCGGCAACGCTGATGTGATGGTGGTCATTGCTCAGGGCGAGCAAAATACGACGCTTCCTGCTGGTGGAATCATTGCGAAACAGAGTACCGCTGGCACGAAAACGCCAACACCGTTGGTAAAGACGCCACAGTCGATCGCAGTGGTTACGCGTGCGCAAATGGACAAACAGCGGGTGAGGTCCGTCTCCGATGCGTTGAATTACTCTGCTGGCGTGCTTCCAAATTACCGGGGCTCCTCTAACCGCAATGATAAAACCATCGTGCGCGGTTTTCGCTATGCGCCCAAATTTCTGGATGGGCTGAGTTTTGGCCTCATCGGGCAAGGTGCCGGTATTGGAAAGATCGACCCCTGGCTGTTAGAACGCGTTGAATTGATTCGCGGCCCGGCGTCTGTCATGTATGGTCAGGTCGATCCTGGCGGTACGATTATCATGACCAGCAAACGTCCTACGGCAGAAAAGATTCGCCACGTGCAGTTTAGCGCGGGTAACCAACGTTTTGGTGAAGCGGCGTTTGATTTCGGCGGCGTGCTAAACGATGACAGCTCGCTGTTATATCGCTTGAACGGGATAGCCAATACCCAGCAGCAATTTGTCAATAATACGCGGCAACAACGCATGGCGATTGCCCCGGCTTTGACGTGGTTGCCCAACGCTGACACCAGCCTGACCGTGCTGACCCGTTACCAATACGATCCCGAGGCGGGTTTTCGTAACTTCTTGCCCGCTTACGGCACCGTGTTTGCCACCAACGCGGGTTATATTCCTTACACGCTGAATGTCAGCGATCCAAATTACCATCACTCAACGCGTGAGCAGACGGCGTTCGGTTATATTTTCGAGCACTCCTTTAACAGCGCTATTTCCCTTCAACAGAATCTGCGTTACTCACAACTGCATGATAACTATAAATCTCTGGTTTACAGCACCGGAGGCAGCGTCGCGGATACTACGCTAATACGTAATCAGCAACGCGAAAAAATAGATGCGGATGAATTGGGGATCGATACCCAATTGAAAGCGAACGTCGTGACCCATGCGGTGAGCCATACCCTGCTGGCTGGGTTGGACTACATCTGGCAGAAGCGTAACGCTAATTTCTGGCTCAATAGCGGGAGTCAGTATGATTTTGATTGGACTCACCCGCACTATGGTGGGGCCTATCTGGAAAATGACAGCGATTTGCACTTGGTGCGTAGCGCGAATAAAAAGCTCGATCAGGTCGGACTCTATGTGCAGGATCAGGCGATATGGCGGCAGTGGAACCTGCTGCTCTCTGGACGTCACGATTGGACAGAAATTCGCACTTACGAAAGCACGCTCAATAATGCCAAAAGGCAGTCGAATTATAATGATTTTACCGGTCGTGCAGCGCTGCTGTATGCGTTTGAGAATGGTTTTTCACCCTATATCAGTTACAGCACCTCCTTTGAGCCCAATCTTGACAGTGGCATTCCGGGTTCGGAGCCCTTCAAACCGACAACCGGTGAGCAAACTGAAGTGGGGATAAAGTTTCAGCCCGTCGGCCGCGACACTTTGTTAACGCTATCGTTGTTTGACATCACGCAGAAAAATATCACCTCATGGAACAGCAAACTCAAGTTCAACGAGCAAATTGGCAGAGTCGAATCGCGGGGCGCTGAAGCGGAGATCCATACCCAGATTACACCCGCACTGAGTCTGATGTCAGCGTACAGTTATACGGAGGCGGAAACCAAGGAGAGCATCAATGCGAGCATACCGGCGGGGAACCGGCCAGCGGCCACACCACGCCATATGGCCTCCGCCTGGGGCACCTATGTTGTTCGCGACGGCCCGTTGGCTGGGTTGGCGCTGGGAACGGGCGCGCGTTATATCGGCAGCAGTTATGGCGATAACCAGGAGAGCTTCAGCGTGCCGCACTACATCCTGTATGACGCGATGGTGAGTTATGATTTGGGCTCAGCCGCGTCGCAGTGGAAAGGTGCGGTGTTGCAGATCAATGTCAACAACCTGACCGATAAGCATTATGTGGCGTCTTGCAGCAATAGCGAAGCCTGTTTTTATGGCGCGGGTCGTACCATTATCGCCACTGTCAGTTACCGTTGGTAA
- the ilvA gene encoding threonine ammonia-lyase, biosynthetic, whose translation MAVSLPLPDAPCGAEYLRAVLRAPVYEVALVTPLQPMDKLSARLGNTIVVKREDRQPVHSFKLRGAYAMLATLTEAQKAHGVVTASAGNHAQGVALSASKLGIKALIVMPVATADIKVDAVRGFGGEVLLHGANFDEAKARAIALSQEQHMTFIPPFDHPAVIAGQGTLAMELLQQDAHLDRVFVPVGGGGLAAGVAVLIKQLMPQIKVIGVEAEDSACLRAALDAGHPVDLPRVGLFAEGVAVKRVGDETFRLCREYLDDVITVDSDAICAALKDIFEDVRAIAEPSGALALAGMKKYIQQHGIQGERLAHILSGANVNFHGLRYVSERCELGEQREALLAVTIPERKGSFLTFCQLLGGRSVTEFNYRYADDKDACIFVGVRLTRGHAERDEIIAELSAGGYQVVDLSDDEMAKLHVRYMVGGRPSKPLREQLYSFEFPESPGALLKFLHTLGTHWNISLFHYRSHGTDFGRVLAAFEVTERDPEFEQRLQALGYECHDETQNPAFRFFLAGNAA comes from the coding sequence ATGGCGGTATCACTCCCTCTCCCCGACGCTCCGTGCGGCGCGGAGTATTTGCGTGCGGTGTTGCGCGCGCCGGTCTATGAAGTGGCATTGGTGACGCCGCTTCAGCCGATGGATAAACTCTCGGCGCGTCTTGGCAACACCATTGTGGTGAAACGCGAAGATCGTCAGCCGGTGCACAGTTTCAAACTGCGTGGTGCCTATGCCATGTTGGCGACCCTGACCGAGGCGCAGAAAGCGCACGGTGTGGTAACGGCCTCCGCCGGTAACCACGCACAGGGTGTGGCGCTTTCTGCCAGCAAGCTCGGCATCAAGGCACTGATCGTCATGCCGGTCGCCACCGCGGATATCAAAGTGGATGCGGTGCGCGGTTTTGGCGGTGAAGTGCTGTTGCACGGTGCCAATTTTGATGAGGCCAAGGCCCGTGCGATTGCGCTGTCGCAAGAGCAGCATATGACCTTCATTCCGCCGTTCGACCACCCGGCTGTGATTGCCGGGCAGGGCACGCTGGCGATGGAGCTGTTGCAGCAGGATGCGCATCTTGATCGCGTGTTTGTGCCGGTTGGTGGCGGTGGTCTGGCGGCGGGCGTCGCGGTGTTGATCAAACAGCTGATGCCGCAGATCAAAGTGATCGGCGTTGAGGCGGAAGATTCAGCATGCCTGCGAGCCGCGTTGGATGCCGGACACCCGGTGGATTTACCGCGCGTTGGACTGTTCGCTGAAGGCGTAGCGGTCAAGCGTGTCGGCGATGAAACTTTCCGACTGTGCCGGGAATATCTGGATGATGTCATCACCGTGGACAGCGATGCCATTTGTGCCGCGCTGAAGGATATCTTTGAAGATGTGCGCGCGATTGCTGAGCCGTCTGGTGCACTGGCGCTGGCGGGGATGAAGAAGTATATCCAGCAGCACGGCATTCAGGGTGAACGACTGGCACACATTCTGTCGGGTGCCAACGTCAACTTCCACGGCCTGCGCTACGTTTCTGAACGCTGTGAGCTGGGTGAACAGCGTGAGGCGTTGCTGGCGGTAACCATCCCTGAGCGCAAGGGCAGTTTTTTGACCTTTTGCCAACTGCTGGGTGGTCGCTCGGTGACGGAGTTTAACTACCGTTACGCTGATGACAAGGACGCCTGCATTTTTGTGGGGGTACGTCTGACGCGTGGACATGCTGAGCGGGATGAAATTATTGCAGAGCTCTCCGCTGGCGGTTATCAGGTGGTCGATCTCTCCGATGATGAAATGGCGAAGCTCCATGTGCGTTACATGGTGGGTGGACGTCCTTCCAAGCCGTTGCGGGAACAGCTTTACAGCTTCGAGTTTCCTGAATCCCCCGGCGCGCTGCTGAAGTTCCTGCACACGCTCGGTACGCACTGGAACATCTCGCTGTTCCACTATCGTAGCCACGGCACCGATTTCGGTCGCGTGCTGGCAGCGTTCGAAGTGACCGAGCGCGATCCGGAGTTTGAGCAACGCTTGCAGGCGCTGGGTTATGAGTGCCACGACGAAACCCAAAATCCAGCGTTTCGTTTCTTCCTGGCCGGTAACGCGGCGTGA
- the putP gene encoding sodium/proline symporter PutP has translation MTMSTPMLVTFLVYIFGMVLIGLAAYRSTTTLGDYILGGRRMGSVVTALSAGASDMSGWLLMGLPGAIFISGISESWIAIGLTIGAYLNWRWVAGRLRVHTEVNHNALTLPDYFTHRFEDTRKILRVIAALIILVFFTIYCASGIVAGARLFESTFGMSYATSLWAGAAATIAYTFIGGYLAVSWTDTVQATLMIFALILTPVMVILALDGVDTSLLVIAAKNPANLDMFKGLDVIAIISLLGWGLGYFGQPHILARFMAADSHHTIRSARRISMTWMILCLAGAVSVGFFGIAYFSNHPEQAGNVTNNAERVFIELSMLLFNPWIAGILLSAILAAVMSTLSCQLLVCSSAITEDLYRPFFRPGATQRELVWVSRIMVLLIAIISIVLAANPENRVLGLVSYAWAGFGAAFGPVILISLLWPRMTRNGALVGMLIGAATVIIWKQNAWFNLYEIIPGFLFASLAIFIVSLMGRAPSKAVTDRFQQAEAQFQSR, from the coding sequence ATGACAATGAGTACACCCATGCTGGTGACCTTTCTGGTGTATATCTTCGGAATGGTCTTGATCGGCCTGGCCGCCTATCGCTCAACCACCACCCTTGGCGACTATATCCTGGGCGGACGCCGGATGGGCAGCGTGGTCACGGCACTTTCAGCGGGGGCTTCTGACATGAGCGGCTGGCTGCTGATGGGGTTGCCGGGTGCGATATTTATTTCCGGCATTTCTGAAAGCTGGATCGCTATCGGGTTGACTATCGGCGCTTACCTCAACTGGCGCTGGGTTGCAGGCCGCCTGCGCGTTCACACTGAGGTGAACCATAACGCGTTGACCTTGCCAGACTATTTTACCCACCGTTTCGAAGACACCAGAAAAATCCTGAGAGTCATTGCGGCCTTGATTATTCTGGTGTTTTTTACCATTTACTGCGCTTCTGGCATCGTTGCCGGTGCCCGCTTGTTCGAAAGCACCTTTGGCATGAGCTACGCCACCTCATTGTGGGCTGGTGCGGCAGCGACCATCGCCTATACCTTTATCGGTGGTTATCTGGCGGTCAGTTGGACGGATACGGTACAGGCCACGCTGATGATTTTCGCCCTGATCCTGACACCGGTGATGGTGATTCTGGCGCTGGATGGCGTCGATACCTCACTGTTGGTTATCGCGGCGAAAAACCCGGCCAACCTGGATATGTTCAAAGGGCTGGACGTTATCGCCATCATTTCGCTGCTGGGTTGGGGTCTGGGCTACTTTGGACAGCCGCACATTCTGGCACGCTTTATGGCGGCGGATTCTCACCACACCATTCGCAGCGCACGCCGCATCAGCATGACCTGGATGATCCTGTGTCTCGCCGGTGCGGTGAGCGTGGGCTTCTTCGGTATCGCCTACTTCAGCAATCACCCGGAACAAGCGGGCAACGTCACCAACAATGCCGAGCGGGTATTTATTGAGCTTTCTATGCTGCTGTTTAACCCGTGGATTGCCGGTATCCTGCTCTCCGCCATTCTGGCGGCGGTGATGAGCACCCTGAGTTGTCAGTTGCTGGTCTGTTCCAGCGCCATTACCGAAGACTTGTACCGCCCCTTCTTCCGCCCCGGTGCTACGCAGCGCGAGCTGGTCTGGGTCAGTCGCATTATGGTGCTACTGATTGCCATCATTTCAATCGTGTTGGCCGCCAACCCGGAAAACCGCGTATTGGGGCTGGTCAGCTACGCCTGGGCCGGTTTTGGCGCCGCGTTTGGTCCGGTGATCCTGATTTCTCTGCTGTGGCCGCGCATGACGCGTAACGGTGCACTGGTCGGTATGCTGATCGGGGCTGCCACAGTGATTATCTGGAAACAGAATGCCTGGTTTAATCTGTATGAAATCATCCCCGGCTTTCTCTTTGCCAGCCTGGCGATCTTTATCGTTAGCCTGATGGGTCGTGCGCCGTCCAAAGCCGTCACCGATCGCTTCCAGCAGGCAGAAGCCCAGTTCCAGAGCCGTTAA